The following coding sequences lie in one Ostrea edulis chromosome 8, xbOstEdul1.1, whole genome shotgun sequence genomic window:
- the LOC130046518 gene encoding uncharacterized protein LOC130046518 isoform X1, with the protein MDTLGLSTQLKVRQCSQCQGDTEFYCNTCKCDLCLQCKEKHVIDLHTKHHDVVIYREKFKCVPINDDCFRHPGWKYEMFCEPCEIPVCFACSEHRTHRFQELRRAYQTKRQQHREIIDNIRSETLYNCRVLLAGIQTDIQTCPPQICHRQSQMSTKAQRLKDLIDTAVCDVKTRYRGLLIDRIQQQKRKMNRHLTHIQNYEDKYEQSANRAVQFLLFIKTSRVPQIKDTPNLPQHLLLSLTEGFNMEDVSQLLRGIPEIQMTTGKRQVGIDECVKLMSTPVLHTSVCVTGVSHVLHISRVMSDRVWVSDDYNNLILTDTTGDTIHRVTDITTPLYGGLHTVNSSGELIYIDSKLNIKKLSVDNLTVTTQIEYTSPWQPLCVYCSPSTGDLMVGMYNYKTRTGKVTRYNSSGQHILTIQHDNKRHTMYSEPLYITENTNGDIIVSDWSRYAVVVTERGGRHRFSYTGPSSGSSLDPRGICTDALSHILVCDHNTHTVQMIDKDGHFLSLLQHRINKPWSLNYDDKTRLLWVGSQDTNTVSVYRYLQRRYSLTDNPDRDEQITEASESYEYEEVQESGSELEISGESESEENSEDLKSEDSSEESDPDDEDTTESGTSEENGVEENDDRNLEETSENEDE; encoded by the exons ATGGACACACTAGGACTCAGCACTCAGCTAAAAGTACGACAATGTTCTCAATGTCAGGGGGACACTGAGTTTTACTGTAACACATGTAAATGTGATCTGTGTTTACAGTGTAAAGAGAAACATGTCATTGATCTACATACCAAACACCATGATGTTGTGATTTACCGTGAGAAGTTTAAATGTGTTCCAATTAATGATGATTGTTTCCGACATCCGGGCTGGAAATATGAAATGTTCTGTGAGCCATGTGAAATCCCTGTGTGTTTTGCCTGCAGTGAACATAGAACTCATAGGTTTCAGGAATTACGTAGAGCCTATCAAACAAAGCGACAACAACACCGAGAAATCATTGACAACATCAGAAGTGAGACTCTCTATAACTGTCGTGTTCTCCTGGCAGGAATCCAAACTGATATCCAAACTTGTCCCCCACAAATCTGTCACCGTCAATCACAGATGTCAACAAAAGCCCAGAGACTGAAGGATCTGATTGACACTGCGGTATGTGATGTTAAAACAAGATACCGAGGTTTATTGATTGATAGAATACAACAACAGAAGAGAAAAATGAACAGACACCTCACCCACATACAGAACTATGAAGACAAATATGAACAATCAGCAAACAGAGCGGTACAATTCCTCTTGTTTATAAAGACCAGTCGTGTCCCCCAGATAAAGGACACCCCTAATCTTCCACAACACCTGCTGCTGTCCCTGACTGAGGGATTCAACATGGAGGATGTCAGTCAGTTATTGAGGGGAATCCCAGAAATCCAAATGACAACAGGAAAACGACAAGTAGGAATAGACGAGTGTGTGAAACTGATGTCCACACCTGTATTACACACGTCTGTCTGTGTGACAGGTGTTAGTCATGTGTTACACATATCTCGTGTGATGTCAGACCGGGTCTGGGTCTCTGATGATTATAACAATCTCATCTTGACAGACACAACAGGAGACACTATACACCGTGTGACAGATATAACAACACCATTGTATGGAGGACTACACACAGTGAACAGTTCTGGTGAACTGATTTATATAGACAGTAAACTTAACATCAAGAAACTGTCTGTGGACAATCTAACAGTCACCACACAGATAGAGTATACATCACCATGGCAACCACTGTGTGTGTACTGCTCCCCGTCCACAGGAGATCTGATGGTCGGGATGTATAACTATAAAACAAGGACAGGCAAGGTAACCCGGTACAACAGTAGTGGTCAACACATCCTGACCATACAACACGACAACAAACGTCACACGATGTATAGTGAACCTCTCTATATCACAGAGAACACTAACGGTGATATTATTGTGTCTGACTGGTCACGTTATGCTGTAGTGGTGACAGAGCGCGGGGGGAGACATCGATTCTCCTACACAGGACCTTCATCAGGATCATCACTAGATCCACGTGGAATCTGTACAGACGCGCTGTCACACATCCTGGTGTGTGATCATAACACCCACACAGTACAGATGATTGACAAGGACGGTCACTTCCTGTCTCTGTTACAACACAGGATAAACAAACCATGGAGCCtgaactatgatgataaaactCGCCTTCTCTGGGTCGGATCACAGGACACCAACACAGTGTCTGTATATAGATATCTACAGAGgaggtactctctgactg ATAATCCAGACAGAGATGAGCAGATCACGGAAGCTTCTGAAAGTTATGAGTATGAGGAGGTTCAGGAATCGGGATCAGAGCTGGAAATCAGTGGAGAGTCAGAGTCTGAAGAAAACAGCGAGGATCTGAAGTCTGAGGATAGCAGCGAGGAATCTGATCCTGATGACGAGGACACTACTGAATCAGGGACCAGTGAAGAAAATGGTGTAGAGGAAAACGATGATCGGAATTTAGAGGAGACCAGCGAGAATGAAGATGAATAA